Proteins from a single region of Bos javanicus breed banteng chromosome 25, ARS-OSU_banteng_1.0, whole genome shotgun sequence:
- the PRSS27 gene encoding serine protease 27: protein MRQVLAAVLLLLLLRSGTRGGEALNACGRPRMLNRMVGGQNALEGEWPWQVSIQRNGSHFCGGSLITDRWVLTAAHCFSNTSETSLYQVLLGVLQLARPGPHAVYARVKRVESNPQYQGMASSADVALVELEAPVTFTNYILPVCLPDPSVVFESGMKCWVTGWGTPSEQDSLPKPRTLQKLAVPIISTPKCNLLYSKDAESGFQPRTIKDDMLCAGFAEGKRDACKGDSGGPLVCLVGQVWLQAGVISWGEGCARRNRPGVYIRLTSHHDWIHRIIPELQFQRAGPGSAQKRDPRTRQPLGRNSARYPAA from the exons ggACTCGGGGAGGCGAGGCACTGAACG CCTGCGGCCGCCCGCGGATGCTGAACCGGATGGTGGGCGGGCAGAATGCCTTGGAGGGCGAGTGGCCCTGGCAGGTCAGCATTCAGCGAAACGGAAGCCACTTCTGCGGGGGCAGCCTCATCACGGACCGGTGGGTCCTCACCGCCGCGCACTGCTTCTCCAA CACCTCTGAAACATCCCTGTACCAGGTCCTGCTGGGGGTGCTGCAGCTGGCGAGGCCAGGGCCACACGCCGTGTATGCCCGGGTGAAGCGGGTCGAGAGCAACCCCCAGTACCAAGGCATGGCCTCTAGCGCCGACGTGGCCCTGGTGGAGTTGGAGGCACCTGTGACCTTCACCAACTACATCCTCCCCGTGTGTCTGCCTGACCCCTCAGTCGTCTTTGAGTCGGGCATGAAGTGCTGGGTCACCGGCTGGGGCACCCCCAGTGAACAAG ACAGCCTGCCCAAACCCCGGACCCTGCAGAAGCTTGCCGTGCCCATCATCAGCACGCCCAAGTGCAACCTGCTCTACAGCAAGGATGCAGAGTCCGGCTTCCAGCCCAGAACCATCAAGGACGACATGCTGTGTGCGGGCTTCGCTGAGGGCAAGAGGGACGCCTGCAAG GGAGATTCCGGGGGCCCCCTGGTGTGCCTCGTGGGCCAGGTGTGGCTGCAGGCAGGGGTCATCAGCTGGGGCGAGGGCTGCGCCCGGCGGAACCGCCCAGGTGTCTACATCCGGCTCACCTCCCACCACGACTGGATCCACCGGATCATCCCAGAGCTGCAGTTCCAGCGCGCAGGGCCAGGCAGTGCCCAGAAGCGGGACCCCCGGACCCGGCAGCCCCTTGGTCGGAACTCCGCACGCTACCCGGCCGCCTAA